Below is a window of Nocardioides oleivorans DNA.
GCCGAGCACACGCTGGCCGCCAGCGGGGACTCGCTCGCAGCCGCCTACGTCGAGCTGGTCGTCCGCGGGACCACCTACTGGGGCGTGGGCATCGACGCGAACATCGTCACCGCCTCGCTCAAGGCCGTCGTCAGCGCCGTCAACCGCGCCTGATCCGACTACATTCGGGCCCATGCTGGTCAGCGAGCGCATCGGACAGTTCTTCGTCGAGTCCGACGGCGGGCGCGACCGGCTGGAGTACACCGAGTACGGCTCGGGCGAGGAGTGGGTCGTGCTGCTGCCCGGCCTGCTGATGCCCCGTCGGATGCACCAGCCGCTCGCCCGGGCGATGGCCGCGCAGGGGCTGCACGTCGTCACGCTGGACCTGCTCGGCCACGGTCGCTCCGACCAGCCCGCCGACCCGCTCGTCTACTCGATGACGTCGTTCGGCGAGCAGGTCGTGGCGCTGCTCGACCACCTCGGCGCCGAGCAGGCGGTCATCGGCGGCACCTCCCTCGGCGCCAACGTGTCGCTGGAGGTGGCCGTCATCGCGCCCGAGCGGGTCAAGGGCCTCGTCGTCGAGATGCCGGTGCTCGACAACGCGCTCGTCGCCGGCCTCCTGGCGTTCGTCCCGATCATGCTGGCCGCGCGCTACCTGCCCTTCACCGCCAACACGCTCCAGAAGGCGTCGCGCTCGGTGCCGCGTGGCCTCGTGCCGTTCTGGGCGGGCGTCGCGCTCGACACCGTCGACCACCGTGCCGACTCGATCGCCTCGGTCCTGCACGGCGTGATCTACGGCCGGCTCGCGCCCTCGTCGCGCCAGCGGCGCGCCATCCGCACGCCGGTGCTGCTCGTCGGCCACCCGATCGACCCGATCCACCCGTTCGTCGACGCCGACATGCTCGCCGCCGAGCTGCCCGACGTCCGCTTCGAGAAGGCCACCTCCATCCTCGAGTGGCGCACCCGGCCCGAGCGGCTCACCCGGGCCGCCGCGGACTTCGCCCGCGAGTGCTGGGCGGCGCCCGCCCCGCGCCGCGCCCGCACGCGGAAACGCTGAGGTCGTACGCCGATCCGTGTGGTCGGTGGGGGAGAATGGCCACGTGCCCCTCTACCGCGACGAGGCGGTCGTGCTGCGCACCCACAAGCTGGGCGAGGCCGACCGCATCATCACCCTGCTGACGCGTCAGCACGGGCGGGTGCGCGCCGTCGCCAAGGGAGTGAGGCGTACGACGTCGCGCTGGGGCTCGCGGCTCGAGCCGTTCACCCACGTCGACCTCCAGCTCGCCGAGGGGCGCAGCCTCGACGTGATCACCCAGGCCGAGACGATCGACCCGTTCCACGCGCGGCTCGGTCTCGACTACGACCGCTACACGGCCGGCACGGTGATGCTCGAGACCGCCGAGCGGCTCGTCACCGAGGAGAAGGAGCCGGCGGTCCAGCAGTTCCTGCTGCTCGTCGGAGGGCTCCGGGCGATGTCGAGCGGTGAGCACCCGGCCAAGCAGGTCCTCGACTCCTACCTGCTCCGCTCCCTCTCCGTCGCCGGCTACGCGCCGTCGTTCGACCACTGCGTGCAGTGCGGCGTCGAGGGCCCGCACCGGTTCTTCAACCCGTCCGCCGGCGGTGTCATGTGCTCCGCCGACAAGCTGCCGGGTTCGGCGACGCCCGCGCAGGAGACGGTCCGCGTGCTCGGCGCCCTCCTCATCGGGGACTGGCCGGTCGTGCACGCCGCCGACCCCCGGCACCTCCGCGAGGCGAGCACCCTGGTGTCGGCGTACCTCGCCTGGCACCTCGAGCGCGGTCTCCGCTCCCTGGCCTACGTCGAGCGCTGACCCGTGCAGGTCGCGTTCTTCCGCAACCTGAACCTCGGCCAGCGCCGGAGCCCGAGCCGCGTCCAGCTGCTCGCGGCGTTCGCCGACGAGGGGGCGGTCGACGTGCTGAGCCACCAGGGCAACGGCACCGTTGCCTTCCGGCACCCGGTCGGGAGGTCGCCGCAGGACCTCGCCGACGCGGTCGTCACGCGGCTCGGCCCCCTCTGCGAGTACGACGACGTGGTGCTCGTGCGCGCGGTCGACTGGTTGCGCGACCTCGGCCTGGCGTCGTACCCCGACGGCTGCGAGCTGACCCTGATGGACGGCCCCGGTCCTTTCCCGGAGCCACTGCCGTGGGAGCCCGACCGTGGGGAGGTCACGGTGCTCGCCGCCGGCGCACGGCACGCGATCGTGCTCAACCACCGGGATCGGCGCAGCAACGGGACGCCGGTGGTCGAGTGGCGCCTCGGCGTGCCGGCGACGTCACGCGGAGCCGGCACGGTGCTGCGGCTGCTCGAGCGTCTCGAGCGCTGAGGCAACAAGTCGCGCCCCGCGCGCGTCATAGGGTGCGGAACAGTCCACCCACCGACGCCTTGATGACCACCGGGAGCGCCCATGCCGGACGAGCCGACGGCCCCGACAGCCCCGCCGCCCCCGACGACCCGGCGGACCCGCCGGCGTACCGTCCTCAGGGTCGTGCTCGTCAGCGCGCTCGTGCTCGCGCTGGTCACCGGGGTCGCGACCTACGTCTTCGTCCGCCACCTCGACGGCAACATAAAGACCGGCTCGCTCGACGAGCTGGGTCCGGGGAGACCCGAGCGGCAGTACACCGGCAGCGGCAAGCCGCTCAACATCCTGATGATGGGCGACGACAGCCGCGACGGGCCGGGCAACCGCATCGACAACGAGTCGGGCGCCGGCGGGTCGGACACCACGATCCTCGTGCACCTCTCGGCCGACCGCAGCCGGGCGTACGCCGTCTCCATCCCACGCGACTCGATCGTCGACCGCCCGGAGTGCAACGGCGGCGAGTCGCCGGCGGCCACCCGGGTGATGTGGAACGAGGCCTTCACCGTCGGCGACGAGCTCTGCACGGCCGACCAGTTCGAGCAGCTGACCGACATCCTGCTCGACCACTACGTGGTGGTCGACTTCAACGGGTTCGGCCAGATGGTCGAGGCCGTCAACGGCGTGCCGGTGTGCGTGCCCTACGACATCGTCGACGAGGACAACCAGATCTTCGTGCCGCAGGGCGATCCGTCGGTGCTCAGCGGGGACCAGGCCCTCGACTACTTCCGGGCCCGCTACGTCGGTGAGCGGCTGGAGCAGAACGACATCTCGCGCATCCGCCGCCAGCAGGAGTTCATCGGCGCGCTCGTCCGCCGGGTCAAGTCCGCGGGCACCCTCGCCCGGCCGGACCGGGTGATCCGCTTCCTCGAGGCCGCGACGAAGTCCCTGCGCACCGACGAGGACCTCGGCTCGGTCACGAAGATCGCGCGGATCGCGCTCCAGCTCCAGGACATCGGTCTCGACGAGGTCCAGTTCGTCACGCTGCCGACCGAGTACTTCCCGGTCGGGTCCGAGCTCAGCGGCAAGGTCTTCTGGACGCCCGACGCCTATCGGATCTGGGACCTGCTCAACCACGACGAGGTGCTGCCGGACAGCCTGATCGGTGACACCTCCGTCGACGCCGAGGGCCCGGGCGGCGGCCGGGGGTCGAGCGGCTCGGGGTCCGGCGGCTCGGGCTCCGGGGGCTCTGGTGGCTCGGGCTCCGAGGATGAGCCGGTCTACGGGGTGTGTGCCTGAACGAGTCGCGATCGTCCGAGGTCGAGAATCGCCGGGATGTCGACCGGCATGCAGCGACGGGAGACCTCGGCTGCCACCCCCAGTACGCCGTGATCAGCCGGGACTCGGAGTGCGAGACTGCGACCCGTGTCAGACCCTGAGCACCCGATGCTTCCGCACCTGACGGATCTGGAGTCTGCTTACGAGCCGGACGCGTTGCTGCCCTATGAACCGCGCGAGCTGATCCTCTACGCCTTGGACGGACCTGACTACTGGGCTGGCCTCGCCCTGCGGTGGCTCGACCAAGGCGCACCCACTGACGGCACGGAGGACGCTCTGCGTGTTCTGGAGGCCCAGCCAGGGCGACCGCAGTCGTTGCGGCACCACGCGCGCCGTCTCAGAAGGACCCTCTGACACCTGCGGATCTGCCGCGTTGAGCTGGCGGACCTGCCGATGTGCGGACGCTCGTCCGTGCTGCCTTGACTGGCCGACGCGTCGCTGCACACTGAGACCGCCGGGCTGCACAATGTGGCTGTGGAGCACAAGTATCCCGAGGGGACGATCATCCGGTTCATGGGAGAGCACACCGTTCTGATCCCGCTGTGGGGTCCGTATGGCTTGATGTTCCTGGGACCCGAGTCTCTGGTGCGCGCAGGGATTGAGCCCGACCTGGTGGGCGACGTCGCTCAGTGGGGCGAGGACTGGCAGAACCTGTCAGATACG
It encodes the following:
- a CDS encoding DUF1697 domain-containing protein yields the protein MQVAFFRNLNLGQRRSPSRVQLLAAFADEGAVDVLSHQGNGTVAFRHPVGRSPQDLADAVVTRLGPLCEYDDVVLVRAVDWLRDLGLASYPDGCELTLMDGPGPFPEPLPWEPDRGEVTVLAAGARHAIVLNHRDRRSNGTPVVEWRLGVPATSRGAGTVLRLLERLER
- a CDS encoding alpha/beta fold hydrolase, which produces MLVSERIGQFFVESDGGRDRLEYTEYGSGEEWVVLLPGLLMPRRMHQPLARAMAAQGLHVVTLDLLGHGRSDQPADPLVYSMTSFGEQVVALLDHLGAEQAVIGGTSLGANVSLEVAVIAPERVKGLVVEMPVLDNALVAGLLAFVPIMLAARYLPFTANTLQKASRSVPRGLVPFWAGVALDTVDHRADSIASVLHGVIYGRLAPSSRQRRAIRTPVLLVGHPIDPIHPFVDADMLAAELPDVRFEKATSILEWRTRPERLTRAAADFARECWAAPAPRRARTRKR
- the recO gene encoding DNA repair protein RecO, with product MPLYRDEAVVLRTHKLGEADRIITLLTRQHGRVRAVAKGVRRTTSRWGSRLEPFTHVDLQLAEGRSLDVITQAETIDPFHARLGLDYDRYTAGTVMLETAERLVTEEKEPAVQQFLLLVGGLRAMSSGEHPAKQVLDSYLLRSLSVAGYAPSFDHCVQCGVEGPHRFFNPSAGGVMCSADKLPGSATPAQETVRVLGALLIGDWPVVHAADPRHLREASTLVSAYLAWHLERGLRSLAYVER
- a CDS encoding LCP family protein; this translates as MLVSALVLALVTGVATYVFVRHLDGNIKTGSLDELGPGRPERQYTGSGKPLNILMMGDDSRDGPGNRIDNESGAGGSDTTILVHLSADRSRAYAVSIPRDSIVDRPECNGGESPAATRVMWNEAFTVGDELCTADQFEQLTDILLDHYVVVDFNGFGQMVEAVNGVPVCVPYDIVDEDNQIFVPQGDPSVLSGDQALDYFRARYVGERLEQNDISRIRRQQEFIGALVRRVKSAGTLARPDRVIRFLEAATKSLRTDEDLGSVTKIARIALQLQDIGLDEVQFVTLPTEYFPVGSELSGKVFWTPDAYRIWDLLNHDEVLPDSLIGDTSVDAEGPGGGRGSSGSGSGGSGSGGSGGSGSEDEPVYGVCA